A single window of Dermacentor albipictus isolate Rhodes 1998 colony chromosome 1, USDA_Dalb.pri_finalv2, whole genome shotgun sequence DNA harbors:
- the LOC139054162 gene encoding transcription factor Adf-1-like, translating into MANAENKNEFSERLIDAVERERCLWDLQQKEYKSRGVCEAAWRRVAAELGSTVADVKARWKNLRDTFRRVLKGRNEAKSGAAADDSLDEDKQWTFFVRLLFLKDGMIGRPTSGNLTAPPADEWQSASANGHVESAQEIFAAMYQDEGNSEVGACDRTEASSLVDVCVEVPEPQPSKKKRKKDKYDEQIENITKILAKENDEIDHFAAFLGEKMKRVPLRLRDEMQMEVLRDVNKYINSA; encoded by the exons ATGGCGAATGCAGAGAACAAAAACGAATTCAGTGAGCGCCTCATAGACGCTGTTGAGCGAGAGCGCTGCCTGTGGGACCTCCAGCAGAAAGAATACAAGTCCCGTGGAGTATGCGAGGCAGCGTGGCGACGTGTAGCAGCGGAACTCGGATCGACCG TTGCCGACGTGAAAGCCCGGTGGAAGAATTTGCGCGACACTTTCCGCCGTGTGTTGAAAGGGCGCAACGAGGCAAAGAGCGGCGCGGCCGCAGACGACAGCCTCGACGAAGACAAGCAGTGGACGTTTTTCGTCCGGCTTCTTTTTCTAAAAGACGGCATGATAGGAAGACC GACATCAGGAAACCTCACGGCGCCACCAGCAGATGAATGGCAAAGTGCCAGTGCAAATGGCCACGTTGAGTCGGCTCAAGAAATTTTTGCGGCGATGTACCAGGACGAGGGTAATAGCGAGGTGGGTGCATGTGACCGAACAGAGGCATCGAGCCTTGTTGACGTGTGTGTCGAAGTGCCGGAGCCGCAGCCAtcaaaaaagaagaggaagaaagacAAGTACGATGAGCAAATTGAGAACATCACCAAAATTCTGGCAAAGGAGAATGATGAAATTGATCATTTTGCCGCATTTCTCGGAGAAAAAATGAAGCGTGTACCTCTGAGGCTGCGTGACGAAATGCAGATGGAGGTGCTGCGAGATGTTAATAAGTACATTAATAGCGCTTGA